One genomic segment of Nothobranchius furzeri strain GRZ-AD chromosome 10, NfurGRZ-RIMD1, whole genome shotgun sequence includes these proteins:
- the LOC107386182 gene encoding interleukin-1 beta — protein MAAEICNMSSIWSKKMPQGLGLEISHQPHSMRHVANLIIAIERLKAGTSEDVLSTDFRDENLLSVVLESIVEEKNIFERRSAPPQFSYTGQGVCSVSDSKKRSLVLVENSMELHAVLLQGGNDSRKVFLNMSTYVLTSSSDAKPVALGIKDTNLYLSCHKKGDKPTLHLEAVEDKRTLSPIGAESEMKRFLFYKQDTGLNVSTLMSASFPNWYISTSTQDNEPVDMCQEGAARYRTFTIQRQI, from the exons CAGCATTTGGTCCAAGAAGATGCCCCAAGGTCTGGGCCTGGAGATCTCCCATCAGCCACATTCGATGAGGCACGTCGCCAACCTGATCATCGCCATCGAGAGGCTGAAGGCTGGAACCTCGGAAGACGTGCTGAGCACCGACTTCAGGGATGAGAACCTGCTCAGCGTGGTGTTGGAGAGCATCGTAGAAG agAAAAACATTTTTGAGAGGAGGTCAGCTCCACCTCAGTTCAGCTACACGGGTCAGGGCGTCTGTTCTGTGTCCGACAGCAAGAAACGAAGCTTGGTTCTGGTGGAGAACAGCATGGAGCTGCACGCAGTGCTACTGCAGGGCGGCAACGACTCCCGCAAAG TTTTCCTGAACATGTCCACCTACGTGCTCACCAGCAGCTCCGACGCCAAGCCTGTCGCTCTGGGCATCAAAGACACAAATCTATACCTGTCCTGCCACAAAAAAGGAGACAAGCCAACGCTGCATCTGGAG GCAGTGGAGGACAAAAGAACCCTCTCACCGATCGGCGCTGAGAGTGAGATGAAGCGGTTCCTCTTCTACAAACAGGACACGGGCCTGAACGTCAGCACACTCATGTCTGCCTCCTTCCCCAACTGGTACATCAGCACGTCCACCCAGGACAACGAACCGGTGGACATGTGCCAGGAGGGCGCCGCTCGCTACCGGACCTTCACCATCCAGCGGCAGATTTAA